The Drosophila mauritiana strain mau12 chromosome 2R, ASM438214v1, whole genome shotgun sequence genome has a segment encoding these proteins:
- the LOC117135519 gene encoding nucleosome assembly protein 1-like 1: MDAPAEGHDPESCNEVEDEKSGSDCQSMPAYMNSVMRRQYLQQMVKMLPAPVQNRIVFLKNLQLQHLNIEAQFFEDVYKLEQKYQVQYQPLFDKRREIIEGKVDPAEEKPQWKEPETSTDNEADAEHFREALSSLKSIPKDAKGIPGFWLTVFRNTAIMSEMVQPHDEPAIRKLIDISIKYDNGHSYTLEFHFDKNEYFSNSVLTKQYVLKSTVDPDDPFAFEGPEIYKCTGCTINWEKKMNLTVKTIRKKQKHKERGAVRTIVKQVPTDSFFNFFNPPVVSSDPEEVDDDSQQILATDFEIGHFLRARIIPKAVLYYTGDIVDDEDDDDEEEYDENEEDEYDDDDAPPPKGPKSAGNKKQTPNDCPNQ; encoded by the exons ATGGACGCCCCAGCCGAAGGACACGACCCCGAGTCCTGCAACGAAGTGGAGGATGAGAAGTCCGGCTCGGACTGCCAGTCGAT GCCCGCCTACATGAACTCGGTCATGCGGCGGCAGTATCTGCAGCAAATGGTCAAGATGCTGCCGGCTCCGGTGCAGAATCGGATTGTGTTCCTGAAAAACCTACAGCTGCAGCACCTGAACATCGAGGCCCAGTTCTTTGAGGACGTCTACAAGCTGGAGCAGAAGTACCAGGTGCAGTACCAGCCGTTGTTCGATAAGCGCAGGGAGATCATCGAGGGCAAGGTGGACCCCGCCGAGGAGAAGCCCCAGTGGAAGGAACCGGAGACGTCGACCGACAACGAGGCCGATGCCGAGCACTTCCGCGAGGCCCTGAGCAGTTTGAAAAGTATTCCCAAGGATGCCAAGGGCATTCCCGGCTTCTGGCTGACGGTGTTCCGCAACACGGCCATTATGTCCGAGATGGTGCAGCCGCACGACGAGCCCGCCATCCGCAAGCTAATCGATATTTCCATCAAGTACGACAACGGG CATTCGTACACCTTGGAGTTCCACTTCGACAAGAACGAGTACTTCTCCAACTCGGTTCTCACAAAGCAGTACGTTCTGAAATCCACCGTGGATCCCGACGATCCGTTTGCATTCGAAGGCCCAGAGATCTACAAGTGCACT GGGTGCACCATTAACTGGGAGAAGAAGATGAACCTTACTGTGAAGACCATCCGCAAGAAGCAGAAGCACAAGGAGCGCGGCGCAGTGCGCACCATTGTCAAGCAGGTCCCGACGGATTCTTTCTTCAATTTCTTCAACCCACCAGTGGTCTCGAGCGACCCGGAGGAAGTCGACGACGATTCCCAGCAGATCCTGGCCACCGACTTCGAAATTGGTCACTTCTTGCGCGCCAGAATTATTCCAAAAGCAGTTCTTTACTACACTGGCGACATCGTCGACGATGAGGACGACGATGACGAAGAGGAGTACGACGAGAACGAGGAGGATGAgtacgacgacgacgatgcACCGCCACCAAAGGGCCCCAAGTCAGCCGGCAACAAAAAGCAGACGCCCAACGACTGCCCGAATCAGTAG